Proteins from one Streptosporangium becharense genomic window:
- a CDS encoding PTS lactose transporter subunit IIB, whose amino-acid sequence MASIESKDIRKIVVACDAGMGSSVMLATQLRRQLKDQSIEVEHTPVNSIPADADVVVCHAGLAGRARATAPGTVLIPFQVFIGDPAVIRLVSTIKNGGTVDA is encoded by the coding sequence ATGGCCAGCATCGAGAGCAAGGACATCCGCAAGATCGTCGTGGCCTGCGACGCCGGCATGGGCAGCAGCGTCATGCTCGCCACCCAGCTCCGCAGGCAACTGAAGGACCAGAGCATCGAGGTGGAGCACACGCCGGTCAACTCCATCCCGGCGGACGCCGACGTGGTCGTCTGCCACGCCGGCCTGGCGGGCCGGGCGAGGGCGACCGCCCCGGGCACCGTGCTGATCCCCTTCCAGGTCTTCATCGGCGACCCGGCGGTGATCCGCCTGGTCAGCACGATCAAGAACGGCGGGACCGTCGATGCCTGA
- a CDS encoding class I SAM-dependent methyltransferase encodes MTTDEFADRVFRSALGTLEVLSIHLGDRLGWYRALARHGPADAAELTARAGGHERYAREWLEQQAVCGILTVGEDGRFALPEAAAEVLTDESSLSYLAPLARMLTGAATQMPALVQAYRTGGGVAWPAFGPDLRESQAEMNRPWYEHALPGALAGVADLDAVLARPGARVVDVGCGGGWSTVALARAYPQASVEGVDIDRPSIELAERNAKEAGVRVGFRHGDADSLEEDAYDVVFAFECLHDMPRPVDTLAAARRAIRPGGTVVVMDEAAAETFEAPGDDTERLLYGFSLLICLPDGLAHRPSAGTGTVMRPATLRRYAVEAGFRDIEVLPIEDFGFWRFYRLLP; translated from the coding sequence ATGACCACGGACGAGTTCGCGGACCGTGTGTTCCGCTCCGCGCTGGGCACCCTGGAGGTGCTCTCGATACACCTGGGCGACCGGCTGGGCTGGTACCGGGCGCTCGCCCGGCACGGACCCGCCGATGCCGCCGAGCTGACCGCCCGCGCCGGCGGCCACGAACGCTACGCCCGCGAGTGGCTGGAGCAGCAGGCCGTCTGCGGCATCCTCACGGTCGGCGAGGACGGCCGCTTCGCCCTGCCCGAGGCGGCGGCCGAGGTGCTGACCGACGAGTCCAGCCTCTCCTACCTCGCGCCGCTGGCCCGCATGCTCACCGGTGCCGCGACGCAGATGCCCGCCCTGGTGCAGGCGTACCGGACGGGCGGCGGCGTCGCCTGGCCCGCGTTCGGCCCGGACCTGCGCGAGTCGCAGGCCGAGATGAACCGGCCCTGGTACGAGCACGCCCTGCCCGGAGCCCTGGCCGGGGTCGCCGACCTCGACGCCGTGCTGGCGCGGCCCGGTGCCCGCGTCGTCGACGTCGGCTGCGGCGGGGGCTGGTCCACCGTGGCGCTGGCCAGGGCCTACCCGCAGGCGTCCGTCGAGGGGGTGGACATCGACCGGCCCTCGATCGAGCTGGCCGAGCGCAACGCCAAGGAGGCGGGAGTGCGGGTGGGCTTCCGCCACGGCGACGCCGACTCGCTCGAGGAGGACGCCTACGACGTCGTCTTCGCCTTCGAGTGCCTCCACGACATGCCCCGGCCGGTCGACACGCTGGCCGCGGCCCGGCGGGCGATCAGGCCGGGTGGGACGGTCGTCGTCATGGACGAGGCCGCCGCCGAGACCTTCGAGGCCCCGGGTGACGACACCGAGCGGCTGCTGTACGGCTTCAGCCTGCTGATCTGCCTCCCCGACGGCCTGGCCCACCGGCCCTCGGCCGGCACCGGCACCGTGATGCGTCCCGCGACCCTGCGCCGCTACGCCGTCGAGGCCGGGTTCCGCGACATCGAGGTCCTGCCGATCGAGGACTTCGGCTTCTGGCGCTTCTACCGGCTGCTGCCCTGA
- a CDS encoding zinc-dependent dehydrogenase: MKVARFHAPGDIRIEEAPEPVAGPGEVKIRVRNCSTCGTDAKILRHGHHHIRPPRVMGHEIAGEVVEAAGVAGWAPGDRVQVIAAIPCGTCGECRRGRMTVCPDQESMGYHYDGGFAEYMTVPAKVLAVGGLNRVPDGVGFAEASVAEPLACVLNGQELARVGDGDDVVVMGSGPIGCLHVRLARSRGAARVFLVDVNAGRLEMAAGLVRPDAAVHGEDVVEQVLKLTEGRGADVVITAAASGAAQEQALRMAARRGRISFFGGLPKDDPVIRCDSNLVHYRELTVVGANGSSPAHNARALRLIADGSVPVSDLITHRLPLPEVLAGIGIVSRGEAIKVTVEP, from the coding sequence GTGAAGGTCGCCCGTTTCCACGCCCCCGGCGACATCCGGATCGAGGAGGCCCCGGAGCCCGTCGCCGGACCGGGCGAGGTCAAGATCCGTGTACGCAACTGCTCGACCTGCGGCACCGACGCGAAGATCCTCAGGCACGGCCACCACCACATCAGGCCGCCCCGCGTGATGGGCCACGAGATCGCCGGAGAGGTGGTCGAGGCGGCCGGCGTCGCGGGATGGGCTCCGGGCGACCGGGTGCAGGTGATCGCGGCCATCCCCTGCGGGACGTGCGGTGAGTGCCGCCGGGGCAGGATGACCGTCTGCCCGGACCAGGAGTCGATGGGCTACCACTACGACGGCGGCTTCGCCGAGTACATGACGGTCCCCGCCAAGGTCCTGGCGGTGGGCGGCCTCAACCGCGTCCCGGACGGGGTGGGCTTCGCCGAGGCGTCGGTGGCCGAGCCGCTGGCCTGTGTGCTCAACGGCCAGGAGCTGGCGCGCGTCGGCGACGGGGACGACGTGGTGGTCATGGGGTCGGGCCCGATCGGCTGCCTGCACGTTCGGCTGGCGCGCTCGCGGGGTGCCGCCCGGGTCTTCCTCGTCGACGTCAACGCAGGGCGGCTGGAGATGGCCGCCGGGCTGGTCCGCCCGGACGCGGCCGTGCACGGCGAGGACGTCGTCGAGCAGGTGCTCAAGCTGACCGAGGGCCGGGGCGCCGACGTGGTCATCACCGCGGCGGCCTCCGGCGCCGCCCAGGAACAGGCGCTGCGGATGGCGGCCCGCCGGGGGCGGATCAGCTTCTTCGGCGGCCTGCCCAAGGACGACCCGGTCATCCGCTGCGACTCCAACCTGGTGCATTACCGGGAGTTGACCGTGGTCGGGGCCAACGGATCCAGCCCCGCGCACAACGCCCGGGCGCTGCGGCTCATCGCCGACGGCTCGGTGCCCGTCTCCGACCTGATCACCCACCGGCTGCCGCTCCCCGAGGTCCTCGCGGGGATCGGCATCGTCAGCAGGGGCGAGGCCATCAAGGTGACCGTCGAACCCTGA
- a CDS encoding PTS sugar transporter subunit IIA: MPETAPLPLDPRAVRLSAAARDREDAIRQCGQALVAVGAVDSPYIDTMLERERSISTYVGEGVAIPHGTLAAKDSVRHDAVSVVRFPDGVDWDGERVTVGIGIAARGDGHVRLLAELAQVLMDPDRARLLREATDVAEVIRLLQPDEEDRRL, translated from the coding sequence ATGCCTGAGACCGCGCCACTGCCGCTCGACCCGCGCGCCGTGCGCCTGTCCGCCGCGGCGAGGGACCGGGAGGACGCGATCCGCCAGTGCGGGCAGGCCCTGGTCGCCGTCGGCGCCGTGGACAGCCCGTACATCGACACCATGCTGGAGCGGGAGCGTTCGATCTCCACCTATGTCGGAGAGGGCGTCGCCATCCCGCACGGGACCCTCGCCGCCAAGGACTCCGTCCGGCACGACGCCGTCAGTGTGGTGCGCTTCCCCGACGGCGTCGACTGGGACGGCGAGCGGGTGACCGTGGGCATCGGCATCGCGGCCCGCGGGGACGGCCATGTGCGGCTGCTCGCCGAACTCGCCCAGGTCCTGATGGACCCCGACCGGGCACGGCTCCTGCGTGAGGCGACGGACGTCGCCGAGGTGATCCGGCTGCTGCAACCCGACGAGGAGGACAGAAGACTGTGA
- a CDS encoding TetR/AcrR family transcriptional regulator — protein MPSTTTDTATGPSPAPVGRRERKKAATRQAIADAALRLFLERGYDEVGIREIADAADVSTTTLFKHFPVKEALVFDEDSEQETRLLAAVRERPKGQSIPAALREHALTTRLAADSDAGFTAFTNLVASTPALRDYAQNMWLRHTAALAQAIAEESGLAAGDPGCAALAHFALEAPRAAYAHDNPREAITRAFDLLEHGWSALARIKA, from the coding sequence ATGCCCAGCACCACGACCGACACTGCGACAGGACCCTCTCCCGCGCCGGTGGGACGCCGCGAGCGCAAGAAGGCCGCCACCCGCCAGGCCATCGCCGACGCCGCGCTGCGCCTGTTCCTGGAGCGCGGATACGACGAGGTCGGCATTCGCGAGATCGCGGACGCCGCCGACGTGTCCACCACCACGCTGTTCAAGCACTTCCCGGTCAAGGAAGCCCTCGTCTTCGACGAGGACTCCGAACAGGAGACCCGCCTGCTCGCCGCCGTCCGAGAGCGGCCCAAGGGCCAGTCCATCCCCGCCGCGCTGCGCGAACACGCCCTGACCACCCGGCTGGCCGCCGACAGCGACGCCGGCTTCACCGCCTTCACCAACCTGGTGGCCAGTACTCCCGCGCTGCGCGACTATGCCCAGAACATGTGGCTGCGCCACACCGCCGCACTCGCCCAGGCCATCGCCGAGGAGAGCGGCCTCGCCGCGGGCGACCCCGGCTGCGCCGCCCTGGCCCACTTCGCCCTCGAAGCCCCCCGCGCGGCCTACGCCCACGACAACCCCCGCGAAGCCATCACCCGGGCCTTCGACCTTCTGGAACACGGCTGGAGCGCGCTCGCCCGGATCAAGGCGTGA
- the bdeA gene encoding bis(hydroxyethyl) terephthalate hydrolase yields MQPYRTTPQAPASRRSRRATAVATLTLALTLTGTGGAFTPAAQAAANPYERGPNPTNALIEAVRGPFATSQTDVSSLRVTGFGGGTIYYPTTTSAGTFGGVAIAPGYTASKSSMAWLAERLASHGFVVFNIDTITRSDQPASRGRQLLAALDYLVEDSSVASRVDGGRLGVMGHSMGGGGSLEAADDRPQLQAAIPLTPWNLTKTWSGVRVPTMIIGAENDSVASVTTHSKPFYNSLPASSEKAYLELDGASHFAPNTSNTTIAKYSLSWLKRFIDDDTRYEQFLCPAPQGDRAISEYRDTCPHS; encoded by the coding sequence GTGCAGCCGTACCGGACCACCCCCCAGGCTCCCGCGTCCAGGCGTTCCCGCCGGGCGACGGCGGTCGCCACGCTGACCCTGGCCCTCACCCTGACCGGCACCGGCGGGGCGTTCACCCCCGCGGCGCAGGCCGCCGCCAACCCGTACGAGCGCGGCCCCAACCCGACCAACGCCCTCATCGAGGCGGTCAGGGGTCCGTTCGCGACCTCCCAGACCGACGTCTCCTCGCTCCGCGTGACCGGCTTCGGCGGCGGGACGATCTACTACCCGACGACCACGAGCGCGGGCACGTTCGGCGGGGTCGCCATCGCACCCGGCTACACCGCGAGCAAGTCGAGCATGGCCTGGCTGGCCGAGCGGCTGGCCTCCCACGGCTTCGTGGTCTTCAACATCGACACCATCACCCGTTCCGACCAGCCCGCGAGCCGCGGACGTCAACTGCTGGCCGCGCTCGACTACCTGGTGGAGGACAGCTCGGTCGCGAGCCGCGTCGACGGCGGCAGGCTCGGCGTCATGGGTCACTCGATGGGCGGCGGCGGCAGCCTGGAGGCCGCCGACGACCGGCCGCAGCTCCAGGCCGCGATCCCGCTGACCCCGTGGAACCTGACCAAGACCTGGTCCGGCGTGCGGGTGCCCACGATGATCATCGGTGCCGAGAACGACTCGGTCGCCTCGGTGACCACGCACTCCAAGCCGTTCTACAACAGCCTCCCGGCCTCGTCGGAGAAGGCGTACCTGGAGCTCGACGGCGCCAGCCACTTCGCCCCCAACACCTCGAACACGACGATCGCCAAGTACAGCCTCTCCTGGCTCAAGCGGTTCATCGACGACGACACCCGCTACGAGCAGTTCCTCTGCCCCGCCCCGCAGGGTGACCGGGCCATCTCCGAGTACCGGGACACCTGCCCCCACTCGTAG
- a CDS encoding helix-turn-helix transcriptional regulator, which translates to MASPTAVPSPALHGRDAELTALLRLLDAARGGSGGTMVLRGARGTGRSALLGAAAGLADGFAVLTTRGTVAESRLPYAGLHGLLRPFADRLAVLPAAQAAALAAALELGTADGGLALPAAVLNLLASAGRPVLACVDDVHHLDPPSREVIFFVARRLAGEPIALLIGAGDTPSGAGDGPAVPDDVPVLELGPLDAAAARRLAGDLAPELAEDVRASLLEVARGNPLAIVELVGSLTPEQMSGAAAPPETPPRDGRLWRAHTARLAALPGATADVLLLLAADPDLDTATLLRAVRPGCALTALEPAERAGVIVRLAGDRYDFRDPLMRAVAYSAASPARRRAAHRLLAGLLDCEHRRLRRAWHRAAALDGPVEELAGELAGAAAAAGPRDGHPAPYLALERAAELTAHDDVRAARLAAAADRAWHAGLPWRARSLLARLRSVTVPEEVRDQAELVRGNLELRSGRTTSAGEGLLAAAEALLPRDRDRAVRVLIRAGEASYLAGDDRRFLAIARRAAALRRPDDPAAVRLMFEYLAGTAATFRGRHREATGPLLRVLELAPLVRDPSVLVWAGVASLLLGDDVRALRLATRAVETARARAMPATVPQVLELMIQAEIWMGRYASAAANAVEGLRLARESGRLNSAGQHLAWLALTTAVEGDEETCRIRAASAIALAGAHGLGLAGAVGHWALAQLDLAAGRHADAAERLRATARPDGANGHLVVRVMATPHFVEAAVRTGDRERARAALRVLDGWVSSTRSPDRRALAERCHALLAGPGEAEERFAAALDLHRGGCCEFETARTQLLFGGALRRNRRPGAAREHLHGALETFERSGARLWAARARAELRAAGESVRSPRPKVAEKLTAQQYEIARIVAAGATNREVAARLFLSPRTVEHHLRNIFTRLGVRSRVELARLMS; encoded by the coding sequence ATGGCCTCCCCCACCGCCGTCCCGTCACCGGCGCTGCACGGCCGTGACGCGGAGCTGACCGCGCTGCTGCGACTCCTCGACGCCGCCCGCGGCGGATCGGGGGGCACGATGGTCCTGCGAGGGGCACGGGGAACGGGCCGGAGCGCGCTGCTCGGCGCGGCGGCCGGTCTCGCGGACGGCTTCGCCGTGCTCACGACGCGCGGCACGGTGGCGGAGTCGCGGCTGCCGTACGCGGGACTGCACGGGCTGCTCCGCCCGTTCGCCGACCGGCTGGCCGTGCTCCCTGCGGCGCAGGCCGCGGCGCTGGCCGCGGCACTGGAGCTGGGCACGGCGGACGGCGGGCTGGCGCTGCCCGCGGCGGTGCTCAACCTGCTCGCGTCCGCCGGCCGCCCGGTGCTGGCCTGCGTCGACGACGTCCACCACCTCGACCCGCCCAGCCGTGAGGTGATCTTCTTCGTGGCCCGGCGGCTGGCCGGAGAGCCGATCGCGCTGCTGATCGGGGCCGGCGACACCCCTTCCGGTGCCGGTGACGGCCCCGCCGTCCCCGACGACGTGCCGGTGCTGGAGCTGGGGCCCCTCGACGCGGCGGCGGCCCGGCGGCTGGCCGGAGACCTGGCGCCGGAGCTGGCCGAGGACGTGCGGGCGTCGCTGCTCGAGGTCGCCCGCGGCAACCCGCTGGCGATCGTGGAACTGGTCGGGTCGCTGACCCCCGAGCAGATGTCCGGCGCCGCCGCCCCGCCGGAGACCCCGCCGCGGGACGGACGGCTCTGGCGGGCCCACACCGCCCGGCTGGCGGCCCTGCCCGGCGCCACCGCCGACGTGCTCCTGCTGCTGGCGGCCGACCCCGACCTGGACACGGCCACCCTGCTGCGGGCCGTCCGGCCGGGCTGCGCGCTCACCGCGCTCGAACCGGCCGAGCGGGCCGGCGTGATCGTCCGCCTGGCCGGCGACCGGTACGACTTCCGGGACCCGCTGATGCGCGCGGTGGCCTACTCGGCCGCCTCCCCGGCCCGGAGGCGCGCGGCGCACCGGCTGCTCGCCGGTCTGCTGGACTGTGAGCACCGGCGGCTGAGGCGGGCCTGGCACCGGGCCGCCGCGCTGGACGGCCCGGTCGAGGAACTGGCCGGCGAACTGGCCGGCGCCGCCGCGGCGGCCGGCCCGCGCGACGGCCACCCGGCACCGTACCTCGCCCTGGAGCGGGCCGCCGAGCTGACCGCGCACGACGACGTGCGGGCCGCCCGGCTGGCCGCGGCGGCCGACCGGGCCTGGCACGCCGGGCTGCCGTGGCGGGCCAGGTCGCTGCTCGCCCGGCTGCGCTCGGTGACGGTCCCCGAGGAGGTGCGCGACCAGGCGGAGCTGGTGCGCGGCAACCTGGAACTGCGCAGCGGGAGGACCACCAGCGCCGGAGAGGGCCTGCTCGCGGCGGCCGAGGCGCTGCTCCCCCGCGACCGGGACCGGGCCGTGCGCGTGCTCATCCGCGCCGGCGAGGCCAGCTACCTGGCCGGCGACGACCGCCGGTTCCTGGCCATCGCCCGGCGGGCCGCCGCGCTGCGCCGCCCGGACGACCCGGCGGCCGTCCGGTTGATGTTCGAGTACCTGGCCGGGACGGCGGCGACCTTCCGCGGCCGGCACCGGGAGGCGACCGGCCCGCTCCTGCGGGTGCTGGAGCTCGCCCCCCTGGTGCGCGACCCCTCGGTGCTGGTGTGGGCGGGGGTGGCCAGCCTGCTGCTGGGCGACGACGTGCGCGCGCTGCGGCTGGCGACGCGGGCGGTGGAGACCGCGCGGGCACGGGCGATGCCCGCCACGGTGCCGCAGGTGCTGGAGCTGATGATCCAGGCGGAGATCTGGATGGGCCGGTACGCCTCAGCCGCCGCCAACGCCGTCGAGGGGCTCCGGCTGGCCCGGGAGTCGGGACGGCTCAACAGCGCCGGCCAGCATCTGGCGTGGCTGGCCCTCACCACGGCGGTCGAAGGTGACGAGGAGACGTGCCGGATCAGGGCGGCGAGCGCCATCGCACTGGCCGGCGCCCACGGCCTGGGCCTCGCCGGGGCGGTCGGCCACTGGGCCCTGGCCCAGCTCGACCTGGCCGCGGGACGCCACGCCGACGCGGCCGAACGGCTGCGGGCCACGGCCAGGCCCGACGGCGCCAACGGACACCTGGTCGTGCGGGTGATGGCGACCCCCCACTTCGTCGAGGCGGCGGTGCGCACCGGCGACCGGGAGCGGGCACGAGCGGCGCTGCGGGTTCTCGACGGCTGGGTGAGCAGCACCCGCAGTCCCGACCGGCGCGCGCTGGCCGAACGCTGCCACGCCCTGCTGGCCGGTCCCGGTGAGGCCGAGGAGCGTTTCGCCGCCGCGCTCGACCTGCACCGCGGGGGCTGCTGCGAGTTCGAGACGGCCCGCACCCAGCTGCTGTTCGGCGGCGCGCTGCGCAGGAACCGCCGTCCCGGCGCGGCCAGGGAGCACCTGCACGGTGCCCTGGAGACGTTCGAGCGGTCCGGCGCGCGGCTCTGGGCCGCCCGGGCCCGCGCCGAACTGCGCGCCGCCGGGGAGTCCGTCCGCTCACCCCGCCCCAAGGTCGCCGAGAAGCTGACCGCCCAGCAGTACGAGATCGCACGGATCGTCGCCGCCGGCGCCACCAACCGGGAGGTCGCGGCCCGGCTCTTCCTGAGCCCGCGCACCGTGGAACACCACCTGAGGAACATCTTCACCAGGCTCGGCGTCCGTTCCCGGGTGGAGCTGGCACGCCTGATGTCCTGA
- a CDS encoding HPr family phosphocarrier protein, which yields MPERTVVIASSTGLHARPAKIFVQAAARQGTPVRIRVGDGRPVPASSMLAVLALGATRGTEVTLDAEGPGADEALDLLAGLLSRDLDAEDAARDTTQDTARDATQDAARDAADA from the coding sequence ATGCCGGAGAGGACAGTGGTCATCGCCTCCAGTACGGGCCTGCACGCCCGGCCCGCGAAGATCTTCGTGCAGGCCGCGGCCAGGCAGGGGACGCCCGTCCGCATCCGGGTCGGGGACGGCAGGCCCGTACCGGCCTCCAGCATGCTCGCCGTGCTGGCACTGGGTGCGACGCGGGGCACCGAGGTCACGCTCGACGCGGAGGGGCCGGGCGCCGACGAGGCCCTCGACCTCCTCGCCGGGTTGCTCTCGCGCGACCTCGACGCCGAAGACGCGGCCCGAGACACGACCCAGGACACGGCCCGAGACGCGACCCAAGACGCGGCCCGAGACGCGGCCGATGCCTGA
- the ptsP gene encoding phosphoenolpyruvate--protein phosphotransferase, translating into MPERLRGLGVSPGRAAGRAHRMADPPALPAPVPVSDPGRELDRALRALEATATDLAARAAKTSDAEAGAILEAQSLIAGDPVLRESVEANVKSGADAAHAVDAACAHHRRALEAVGGYIAERAADLDDIRNRAVAAVLGLPVPGVPDPGYPFVLVAGDLSPADTAGLAPASVVALVTERGGPTSHTAILARARGLPAVVACRGAAGIEEGTWVSVDGGRGEVETGIGEEEAAGIRRRAAAERRRTAGVRGPGRTSDGHPVKLLLNVGSAADLRPPRGLPAVDAEGVGLFRTEFLFLDRREEPGYEEQVAAYEAVFRAAPGGHVVVRTLDAGTDKPLPFLDLPGEANPALGVRGLRVSRVRPRVLDTQLDAVAEAARASGTEPWVMAPMVTTVEEAADFARRARARGITRVGAMVEVPAAALRAARLLDELDFLSIGTNDLSQYAFAADRQHGDLADLLDPWQPALLRLVADCAAAGRAAGKPVGVCGEAAADPLLAGVLVGLGVTSLSMSAPSVAPVRESLAALSLERCRDNARLALDADGPAQARDMVIPGSAAGSCSYDEPRGG; encoded by the coding sequence ATGCCTGAGCGGCTGCGGGGCCTGGGGGTCAGCCCGGGTCGCGCCGCGGGGCGGGCCCACCGGATGGCGGACCCGCCGGCGCTGCCCGCCCCCGTCCCGGTCTCCGACCCCGGCCGGGAGCTCGACCGGGCGCTGCGCGCGCTGGAGGCCACCGCGACGGACCTCGCGGCGCGGGCGGCGAAGACGTCCGACGCCGAGGCCGGGGCGATCCTGGAGGCGCAGTCCCTCATCGCCGGCGACCCGGTCCTGCGCGAGTCCGTCGAGGCGAACGTCAAGTCCGGCGCGGACGCCGCGCACGCCGTCGACGCCGCCTGCGCACACCACCGGCGGGCGCTGGAGGCCGTGGGCGGTTACATCGCCGAGCGGGCCGCCGACCTCGACGACATCCGCAACCGGGCCGTCGCCGCCGTGCTGGGGCTGCCTGTGCCCGGAGTGCCCGACCCCGGGTACCCGTTCGTCCTGGTGGCCGGCGACCTCTCCCCCGCCGACACGGCCGGCCTCGCCCCCGCCTCGGTCGTCGCCCTCGTCACCGAGCGGGGCGGCCCGACCAGCCACACCGCGATCCTCGCCCGCGCTCGCGGCCTGCCCGCCGTGGTCGCCTGCCGCGGCGCGGCCGGGATCGAGGAGGGGACGTGGGTGTCGGTCGACGGCGGCCGGGGGGAGGTGGAGACCGGCATCGGTGAGGAGGAGGCCGCCGGTATCCGGCGGCGGGCCGCCGCCGAGCGCCGCCGGACGGCCGGCGTCCGCGGCCCCGGCCGTACCTCCGACGGCCACCCGGTCAAACTCCTGCTGAACGTCGGCTCCGCCGCGGACCTGCGACCGCCGCGGGGTCTGCCGGCGGTCGACGCCGAGGGGGTGGGGCTGTTCCGCACCGAGTTCCTGTTCCTGGACCGGCGTGAGGAACCGGGGTACGAGGAGCAGGTCGCCGCGTACGAGGCGGTCTTCCGGGCCGCCCCCGGCGGGCACGTCGTGGTCCGCACCCTCGACGCGGGGACGGACAAGCCGCTGCCGTTCCTCGATCTGCCCGGCGAGGCCAACCCGGCCCTGGGCGTTCGCGGCCTGCGGGTCTCCCGGGTCAGGCCGCGGGTGCTCGACACCCAGCTCGACGCCGTCGCCGAGGCCGCGCGGGCGAGCGGGACCGAGCCGTGGGTGATGGCACCCATGGTGACCACGGTGGAGGAGGCCGCCGACTTCGCCCGGCGGGCCCGTGCCCGGGGCATCACACGGGTCGGCGCGATGGTGGAGGTCCCCGCCGCCGCGCTGCGCGCCGCGCGACTGCTGGACGAACTCGACTTCCTCAGCATCGGCACCAACGACCTCAGCCAGTACGCCTTCGCCGCCGACCGGCAGCACGGTGACCTCGCCGACCTGCTCGACCCCTGGCAGCCCGCGCTGCTCCGGCTCGTCGCCGACTGCGCGGCGGCCGGGCGGGCGGCGGGCAAACCCGTCGGCGTGTGCGGGGAGGCCGCCGCCGACCCGCTGCTGGCGGGCGTGCTGGTCGGCCTGGGGGTCACCAGCCTGTCCATGTCGGCCCCGAGCGTCGCCCCGGTCCGGGAGAGCCTCGCCGCCCTCTCCCTGGAACGGTGCCGCGACAACGCCCGGCTCGCGCTGGACGCCGACGGCCCGGCCCAGGCCAGGGACATGGTCATCCCCGGCTCGGCCGCGGGCTCTTGCAGCTACGACGAGCCGCGAGGCGGCTGA
- a CDS encoding FAD-dependent oxidoreductase has protein sequence MNITQTPRIAIIGAGPGGLICARILQQHGITAAVYDRDAGPAARDQGGTLDLHADNGQIALREAGLLEEFFQLARLEGQEMRQMDPAGTILFHHVPEQDERFKPEIDRGRLRDLLLNSLQPGTVRWGHALQTVSGPAEGPRKLHFTGGTTIEADLVVGADGAWSKVRRAVSSATPRYSGVSFLEAWFHDVTTQHPDIAELVGQGGAAAADGDRGLFAQRNSGDHIRVYIIQRVPADWITAGGLTPQATDGIRDLLLERYRDWSPRLRQLITDNDGPYVDRPIFALPVPHAWKHNPTVTLLGDAAHLMPPLGVGVNLAMLDACELALAIAHHDTLDEAVHAYEKTMLPRSTEMARLLDGAADELLSTELPDFATAGDR, from the coding sequence ATGAACATCACTCAGACACCCCGCATCGCCATCATCGGAGCCGGCCCGGGCGGCCTGATCTGCGCTCGCATCCTCCAGCAGCACGGCATCACCGCCGCCGTCTACGACCGCGACGCCGGCCCCGCCGCCCGCGACCAGGGCGGCACCCTCGACCTGCACGCCGACAACGGCCAGATCGCCCTACGTGAAGCCGGCCTCCTGGAGGAGTTCTTCCAACTGGCCCGGCTCGAGGGCCAAGAGATGCGCCAGATGGACCCGGCCGGCACGATCCTCTTCCACCACGTCCCCGAGCAAGATGAGCGGTTCAAACCGGAAATCGACCGCGGCCGGCTGCGCGACCTGCTGCTCAACTCGCTCCAGCCCGGCACCGTGCGCTGGGGCCACGCCCTGCAGACCGTCAGCGGCCCCGCTGAAGGCCCCCGGAAACTGCACTTCACGGGCGGCACCACCATCGAAGCCGACCTCGTCGTCGGCGCCGACGGCGCCTGGTCCAAGGTCCGCCGCGCCGTCTCCTCCGCCACCCCCCGCTACAGCGGCGTAAGCTTCCTGGAAGCCTGGTTCCACGACGTCACGACCCAGCACCCCGACATCGCCGAGCTCGTCGGCCAAGGCGGCGCCGCCGCAGCCGACGGTGACCGCGGCCTGTTCGCCCAGCGCAACAGCGGCGACCACATCCGCGTCTACATCATCCAGCGCGTCCCGGCCGACTGGATCACCGCCGGCGGTCTCACCCCCCAGGCCACCGACGGCATCCGCGACCTCCTCCTGGAGCGCTACCGCGACTGGTCGCCCCGCCTGCGCCAGCTGATCACCGACAACGACGGCCCCTACGTCGACCGCCCGATCTTCGCCCTGCCCGTCCCACACGCCTGGAAGCACAACCCCACGGTGACCCTGCTCGGGGACGCCGCCCACCTCATGCCCCCGCTCGGCGTCGGCGTCAACCTCGCCATGCTGGACGCGTGCGAACTCGCCCTCGCCATCGCCCACCACGACACCCTCGACGAAGCCGTCCACGCCTACGAGAAGACCATGCTTCCCCGCTCCACGGAGATGGCCCGGCTCCTCGACGGGGCCGCCGACGAGCTGCTGTCCACCGAGCTACCCGACTTCGCCACCGCCGGTGACCGCTGA